In the genome of Marinilactibacillus sp. Marseille-P9653, one region contains:
- a CDS encoding Gfo/Idh/MocA family oxidoreductase, whose amino-acid sequence MLTIAYIGNGKSTNRYHLPFSTKLKDRIHIKTIYSPSGKKEWTPLEGVHYTTDIKDIYDDPEIQLVVLSTPVTTHFKLATEALENGKHVLVEKPFTETAEEARTLFALAKEKGLVIQCYQNRRYDSDFLTTQKVIESGVLGDILEVEMHYDYYRPEVPERTTFSKEESYLYGHACHTLDQVLSYFGEPENVHYDVRQLLGEGRMNDYFDLDLYYDKLKVSVKSSYFRLKERPSFVVYGKKGVFVKQTKDRQEEHLKVFYMPDHADFGIDLPEHYGVLTYMDDQGHYHEEKVISEIGDYSQVYADLYETIVNGKEKVIKDRETILQMEMLEDGIEQLK is encoded by the coding sequence ATGCTAACGATTGCATATATAGGAAACGGTAAAAGTACGAACCGATATCATTTACCTTTTTCTACAAAATTAAAAGATAGAATTCATATCAAAACGATCTATTCCCCTTCTGGTAAAAAAGAATGGACACCACTTGAAGGCGTTCATTATACAACCGATATCAAAGATATTTACGATGATCCTGAGATTCAATTAGTGGTCCTTTCTACTCCAGTGACGACGCATTTCAAATTAGCTACCGAAGCTTTAGAAAATGGAAAGCATGTACTCGTTGAAAAGCCATTCACTGAAACGGCTGAGGAAGCTCGTACGTTGTTTGCACTGGCAAAAGAAAAAGGACTAGTGATTCAGTGCTATCAGAACAGACGGTACGATTCCGACTTTTTGACAACTCAAAAAGTAATTGAAAGTGGCGTACTCGGAGACATACTGGAAGTGGAGATGCATTATGACTACTACAGACCAGAAGTGCCTGAGCGTACGACTTTTTCTAAAGAAGAAAGCTACCTTTACGGGCATGCATGCCACACGTTGGACCAAGTTTTATCCTACTTTGGTGAGCCAGAAAACGTCCACTATGACGTTCGTCAACTTTTAGGCGAAGGCAGAATGAACGATTACTTTGATTTGGATCTTTATTATGACAAGCTGAAAGTATCTGTAAAATCTAGTTACTTCCGTTTAAAAGAACGACCAAGCTTTGTGGTCTACGGGAAAAAAGGTGTGTTCGTTAAACAGACAAAAGATAGACAAGAAGAGCACCTAAAGGTCTTTTACATGCCAGATCATGCAGACTTTGGAATAGACTTGCCCGAACATTATGGTGTATTGACGTATATGGATGATCAAGGACACTACCACGAAGAAAAAGTGATTTCAGAAATTGGCGATTACAGCCAAGTTTACGCAGATCTTTATGAAACGATTGTAAATGGGAAAGAAAAAGTCATCAAAGACAGAGAGACGATTCTACAGATGGAAATGCTAGAGGATGGTATAGAGCAGTTAAAGTAG